A single window of Taeniopygia guttata chromosome 1, bTaeGut7.mat, whole genome shotgun sequence DNA harbors:
- the LOC100226687 gene encoding uncharacterized protein — protein MDQTLNPCNMSCTKSAHFCGDNKMLIDPLVLKKKLNRMATEQGAFAVLSSLLLYVTELAAGDPQISNKRTKWAEGKENQVSSNQPCPDPVRVQYPTRFQLLRSRFLNNNREPYTKKRREVGKLVIKEKMWVSRAGNKLDRSRDRKGDGKTVEEDADTAPSERARWTSVTGKNTVKNILKKFLAAEEKEAKENSPSWKKKGANSSLPKITNKNSVLSKLKEKFEQSTLCSAAEVKASLLHKGERKTKNFPSRKAIHKPEVRVLRMAAMTATGIKSPESQNLVCSTVPVPRFSMATKINHPWSWSKNNATKQPFGHGTLLKEKEGSDRNHRENKTLGNAAQDREDKEELLVAPEAMSDAKDVLAEAKTDSTKQGPNFHPVINNSSATHKNKDLAGCIPPLPECGLDCDRTNMPAGPDTSALLGITSALQPVKEDNPPSDSPVSSTPGGSYEQSPRDTKPGEIPEISLYVYGSDEDDTELTEPEKDPFFAGQKCVPEQKALENILPFFSTKFSASCEVEPSMDDRQLTLLIPASGLKAPIEALDLRGRCSKEAKKEATFHSEDKMSSTSSKNDSDVPNIEEENKTPNSQMQNELKTMQPQPPQMNFCSQNNFNVSNRDMQVPDANQNKPTLSSNESLESKPGAAAEEDTTSSLEKTQSPLPGDLVKHSSFISEDFGKDKLSSSNEMMNHSNNQALQRSSFTDLETCYKPSESVSEHEEDTADEMPWPDSEAWHSPLSTSFPISMSGIAGQGIHCTLGNPLALPPLDLVGQGAGAVKHEHDSHGCEKPPHPPADALTNGGNDTMGENKTICDFKNQGLFPDHATENENSTDKETNTCQRHENCLSHSTTKPGKHENKTTLAGNPLLPLEKSRTPILDDTKKQGCGMLEENQIPSSPELVSDQKKDAKSRNKISEHTRDKLFSSDDDMKHESEMETEEKEERNALHKFEQEPVFTPNDIVDYDNNSSKENDAHSLQSPQLPSSEHDTNIQGVKNIGQSLENLASSRDFVKHKHDVTGDENINYSNRKKHLDSSDEPMKHTNDSEGLENIKSDFNNYSMPPRHTRYQDNKMADEDDTTLETQKQMSPGDICVKPETKPEKKETKHTSEKFQSPSSNKVPNCQDRSSSGEREQKTPAAEDTGSSETEEVKEDIEQQFSGKHQLPPSRKSGMHEENITGDKQQMRFEDFLTPDTNTAKEKDKLPSSRKCPSIPPKILVKPQEKITPEQKQKTSDSSGFKKPGTNSVKEKDGDPDSEKLPSSNEILKPQEKSISEERKQKIPAGEDTRSPEEKAAKEKDKYQGSGNHPLPPSSKLLEPEKNTQGEKPQTISKSFTKPDANAVKDKSKDPASEMCLSPYSNLPMKPQGNNSTVKKEHLPPPHDEKPTYKTGSPEKKSDPKRREKYQLGCSAQSERHSNDGSGEEGPVGDFRSYQVPSPSNGLNCKSSAVPKETSLSNTKKSPKSFSSLHVVSKDVVNPAGKREKQPGFKKYKALSSKTLVRHENDAAEREGSGQAAGKTSEKKAELEDCSKATPFSKYTVESYSEGSLDSAFKPLIIRVTDTFKHHS, from the exons ATGGATCAAACACTCAACCCATGCAACATGTCTTG CACCAAAAGCGCACACTTCTGTGGAGATAATAAGATGCTTATAGACCCTCTGGTGCTGAAGAAGAAGCTCAATAGGATGGCAACAGAGCAAGGAGCCTTTGCTGTTCTCAGCAGCCTGCTGCTGTATGTCACCGAGCTTGCAGCTGGCGATCCACAGATCAGCAACAAGAGGACAAAATGGGCAGAAGGTAAAGAAAACCAGGTGAGCTCTAACCAGCCATGTCCAGATCCAGTCAGGGTTCAGTATCCAACCAGATTTCAGCTCTTGCGGTCCAGGTTTCTAAACAACAATCGCGAGCCGTACAccaagaagagaagagaagtCGGCAAACTGGTCATTAAAGAGAAGATGTGGGTGAGCAGGGCCGGTAACAAGCTGGACAGAAGTAGAGATAGGAAGGGAGATGGAAAAACAGTGGAGGAGGATGCAGACACAGCACCCAGCGAGAGGGCAAGGTGGACTAGTGTGACTGGAAAAAACACAGTGAAGAACATCCTGAAGAAATTTTTagctgctgaagaaaaagaagctaAGGAAAATTCtcccagctggaaaaagaaGGGAGCAAACAGCAGTTTGCCAAAAATAACCAATAAGAATTCAGTCTTGTCCAAACTGAAGGAGAAGTTTGAACAAAGCActctctgctcagctgcagagGTGAAAGCATCGCTCTTGCACAAAGGTGAGAGAAAGACTAAAAACTTCCCCAGCAGAAAAGCTATTCATAAGCCTGAGGTCAGAGTGCTGCGCATGGCAGCAATGACAGCCACAGGTATAAAGAGTCCAGAGTCCCAAAATTTAGTGTGCTCCACAGTTCCAGTGCCTAGATTCAGCATGGCTACCAAAATTAACCATCCTTGGAGCTGGTCAAAAAATAATGCCACAAAGCAGCCTTTTGGTCATGGCACACTActgaaggaaaaggagggatCCGACAGaaaccacagagaaaacaaaaccctagGAAATGCAGCACAGGACAGGGAGGACAAAGAAGAGTTACTGGTGGCACCAGAGGCCATGTCAGATGCAAAGGATGTTTTAGCTGAGGCTAAAACAGATTCCACAAAACAGGGACCCAACTTTCATCCTGTTATAAATAACTCTTCAGCTACTCATAAAAACAAAGATCTTGCAGGCTGCATTCCCCCCTTACCTGAATGTGGTCTAGATTGTGACAGAACTAACATGCCAGCTGGGCCTGACACATCTGCACTATTGGGGATTACCAGTGCTCTGCAACCTGTTAAGGAAGACAACCCACCTTCTGACTCACCTGTCTCTAGCACACCTGGAGGATCCTATGAACAAAGTCCTCGGGATACTAAACCAGGAGAGATTCCTGAAATATCTCTGTATGTATATGGTTCAGATGAAGATGACACAGAGCTCACAGAGCCAGAAAAAGACCCTTTCTTTGCAGGCCAAAAATGTGTTCCAGAGCAGAAAGCGCTGGAAAACATACTGCCATTTTTCTCTACAAAATTTTCAGCATCTTGTGAAGTTGAGCCTTCGATGGATGATCGACAGCTAACTCTCCTAATACCAGCTTCTGGCTTGAAGGCACCAATAGAGGCACTGGATTTAAGAGGCAGGTGTTCTAAGGAAGCCAAAAAAGAAGCAACATTTCACAGTGAAGACAAAATGTCTTCTACTTCTAGCAAAAATGATAGTGATGTCCCAAATATAGAGGAGGAAAATAAGACACCCAACAGCCAAATgcaaaatgaattaaaaaccATGCAGCCTCAGCCTCCTCAAATGAATTTTTGCTCACAAAATAACTTTAATGTTTCCAATAGGGACATGCAAGTTCCAGATGCAAATCAGAACAAACCTACACTCTCGTCAAATGAGAGCCTGGAGTCAAagcctggtgctgcagcagaagAGGATACCActtcttctttggaaaaaaCACAAAGTCCTTTGCCAGGTGACCTTGTGAAGCACAGTTCCTTTATTTCAGAAGATTTTGGGAAGGACAAATTATCATCATCAAATGAAATGATGAATCACTCAAACAATCAAGCCCTGCAAAGGAGTTCCTTCACTGACCTGGAGACCTGCTACAAGCCATCTGAATCTGTCAGTGAGCATGAAGAGGACACTGCAGATGAGATGCCCTGGCCTGACTCTGAGGCATGGCACTCACCCTTGTCAACCTCTTTTCCAATATCGATGAGTGGGATTGCAGGACAAGGTATCCATTGCACTCTTGGAAATCCTCTGGCACTTCCACCTCTTGATCTGGTGGGACAGGGAGCTGGTGCTGTGAAACATGAGCATGACAGCCATGGCTGTGAGAAGCCTCCACACCCTCCTGCAGATGCGTTGACAAATGGTGGGAATGACacaatgggggaaaataaaaccatatGTGATTTTAAGAACCAAGGACTATTCCCAGATCAtgcaacagaaaatgaaaactctACAGACAAAGAGACAAATACATGTCAGAGACATGAGAACTGTCTTTCACATTCAACCACAAAGccaggaaaacatgaaaataaaaccacactAGCAGGAAACCCCCTATTACCCTTGGAGAAGAGCCGAACACCAATATTAGATGATACCAAAAAGCAAGGATGTGGTATGCTAGAAGAGAATCAAATTCCTTCATCACCTGAATTGGTCTCAGACCAAAAGAAAGATgcaaaaagtagaaataaaatatctgaaCACACAAGGGATAAGCTCTTCTCCTCAGATGATGACATGAAGCATGAAAGTGAGATGGAgacagaggagaaagaagagagaaatgcCTTGCATAAATTTGAGCAGGAACCAGTATTCACACCAAATGATATTGTGGACTATGATAATAACTCTTCAAAGGAGAATGATGCTCATAGTCTTCAATCACCCCAGTTACCTTCATCAGAGCATGATACCAACATTCAAGGAGTGAAAAATATTGGACAGAGTTTAGAGAATCTAGCATCTTCAAGAGATTTTGTGAAACACAAACATGATGTGACAGGAGATGAAAACATCAATTACAGTAACAGGAAAAAACACCTGGACTCATCGGATGAGCCAATGAAACATACAAATGACAGTGAAGGGCTGGAAAACATCAAGTCAGACTTCAACAATTATTCAATGCCACCAAGACATACAAGATACCAGGACAATAAGATGGCTGATGAGGACGATACCACTCTAGAGACACAGAAACAGATGTCACCAGGTGACATCTGTGTAAAGCCTGAAACTAAGCCAGAGAAAAAAGAGACTAAACATACCTCTGAGAAGTTCCAATCACCTTCTTCAAACAAAGTGCCAAATTGTCAAGACAGAAGCTCTTCAGGAGAGAGGGAGCAAAAGACACCAGCAGCAGAAGACACTGGATCGTCTGAAACAGAAGAAGTAAAAGAGGATATTGAACAGCAGTTTTCTGGGAAGCACCAGCTACCTCCATCAAGAAAGTCAGGAATGCATGAGGAAAATATTACAGGAGACAAACAGCAAATGAGATTTGAAGATTTTCTGACACCTGATACAAATACTgcaaaagagaaagacaaaCTTCCAAGTTCCAGGAAGTGTCCATCAATACCACCAAAAATATTGGTTAAGCCTCAAGAAAAAATTACTccagaacaaaagcaaaaaacatcAGATTCTTCAGGTTTTAAGAAGCCTGGTACTAattctgtaaaagaaaaggaTGGAGATCCAGATTCTGAGAAGCTGCCTTCTTCAAATGAAATACTGAAGCCTcaagaaaaaagcatttcagaagaGAGGAAGCAAAAGATACCAGCAGGAGAGGACACCAGGTCACCTGAAGAAAAGGCTgcaaaagagaaagataaaTACCAAGGTTCTGGTAACCATCCATTGCCTCCTTCAAGTAAATTATTAGAGCCTGAGAAAAATACTCAAGGAGAAAAACCACAAACTATATCTAAAAGTTTTACAAAGCCTGATGCAAATGCTGTAAAAGATAAAAGCAAAGATCCAGCTTCTGAGATGTGCCTGTCCCCATACTCAAATTTGCCCATGAAGCCTCAAGGAAATAATTCCACAGTCAAAAAGGAGCATTTGCCACCACCACATGATGAAAAACCAACATATAAAACTGGTAGTCCAGAAAAGAAGAGTGACCCtaagagaagagagaaatacCAGCTAGGCTGTTCAGCTCAGTCAGAGAGGCACAGCAATGATGGCTCAGGAGAGGAAGGCCCTGTGGGTGATTTCAGAAGCTATCAAGTTCCATCACCAAGCAATGGCCTAAACTGTAAAAGCAGTGCTGTCCCAAAAGAGACCAGTTTGTCTAATACAAAGAAATCTCCCAAATCATTCTCATCATTACATGTTGTATCAAAAGATGTGGTAAATCctgctggaaagagagaaaagcagccTGGATTTAAGAAGTACAAAGCGCTCTCGTCAAAGACTTTGGTGAGGCATGAGAATGATGCTGCTGAAAGGGAGGGGAGTGGGCAGGCAGCTGGCAAAACGAGTGAGaaaaaggcagagctggaggacTGCTCTAAAGCAACGCCATTCTCAAAATACACAGTGGAAAGCTACAGTGAAGGATCCTTAGATTCAGCTTTCAAACCATTGATCATTAGAGTAACTGACACATTTAAACATCACAGCTAA